The following DNA comes from Trichoplusia ni isolate ovarian cell line Hi5 unplaced genomic scaffold, tn1 tig00001707, whole genome shotgun sequence.
TCGTTACCAGAAGAGTACCGAGCTGTTGATCCGCAAGCTGCCTTTCCAGCGTTTGGTGCGTGAGATAGCTCAGGACTTCAAGACCGATCTCAGATTCCAGAGCTCCGCCGTGATGGCTCTTCAGGAAGCCAGCGAAGCTTACCTCGTCGGTCTCTTCGAAGACACCAACCTGTGCGCCATTCACGCGAAACGCGTCACCATCATGCCTAAGGACATACAGTTGGCGCGCAGAATTCGAGGCGAGCGcgcttaaacaaaacaataaagcGTGCTTTCGTTTCGTACCGACGCCGCCGTGGCTAGGCACATGCTGCAGTGCGCAGCGCTTAGCTTACTATCGTCgttataacaacacaaaaaggCCCTTTTCAGGGCCAcatatatttcatatattatcatcaaaaataatatgtttcttaTGTCGAGACGCGTCAATAACGTTCACTCGAAAtatcgaatataaaaataaatatgatatgaCAATCACGCATGACATACAAATAGAATAGATGTATgtatgcatgcatgcatgcatgcaaCTTATGTGTGTGTAAGTGCACCTATATAAAATACCCTTAGATATATATCTCGTATTACTCGTAACAGTCTGAACTGTACTAAATTCGTTACCTACTAGTGTtagtattaatataacttatttcATAGCACACAACAAGCTAAATACTGTATACTTAGATAGAACTGATTTCGAAACGTCGTAGGGgtttataatactgataactGATAGATATATCCAATCccgttaaaatttaatgtaattttttttttttttctagtaaaatataaataaatacagcgTAGAGACTACATTAAAATCGAGTAAAACTCAAAATTTTGTACTATGGTGGGGGCGCTGTCGTCGCGTTTCGTCCCTCTCCCGCCACACTCGCCTCGCCCCGCGCCGTCTAGATGCGACCCGTGCGCAGGATATAAAAAGGCGGCGGTACGGCGGTAACCGAAACAGTCTCTCGTCGGCGCTCAAACGGCGTTGATCGTGTTTATTTCGTTCGTTCGTTGTCAACGTACATACATAGAAGATGACCGGTCGCGGTAAGGGAGGAAAGGGGCTGGGAAAAGGAGGAGCCAAGCGTCACAGGAAAGTACTTCGTGATAACATCCAGGGTATCACGAAGCCCGCCATCCGTCGTCTGGCTCGCAGAGGCGGCGTCAAACGTATCTCCGGTCTGATCTACGAAGAGACCCGTGGTGTGTTGAAGGTGTTCCTCGAGAACGTGATCCGTGACGCCGTCACTTACACCGAGCACGCCAAGAGGAAGACCGTCACCGCCATGGACGTCGTCTACGCTCTGAAGCGTCAGGGCCGTACCCTCTACGGTTTCGGCGGTTAAACGACCTAATCGACAACATCGGGTTGTTTCGTCGCGGcgagtgtgtgtgtatgtgtgtacgTTGTGAGTTTTCTGAGTcttcgacgacgacgacgacggaGGTGTAGTGTCATGTGTGCGATTACTATCTTAACGCGACTTACACTCACTTCTCGCTCGCACTTCTACACACTACCACTGCTGGCTACGACGAGAGTGTTGCCCGCCCGCCTTCTACTATATCATAGAAGACGCCGGCGCTCGCTCAAACAAAAAGGCCCTTTTCAGGGCCGCAtatgattcatattttttttataaaatgtttctcTTGACGATTCGTCAACTTTACACGAACACACACACAAACCATAATAcgattatatattatgtatcaaaaaaataagtagtaggTGTATGTGTAACATGATAGATTTATCCACCACCGAAATATAGGTACCTTAACACTCAGACTTCCTATATACCTAGTtttgtgtacataaaaatatatactcacCTTGACCTGATTGAGGATCATCACATCACAAGTatggtaatataatttattggaaTAGAAAGATGCGTATCTACATAGTACGTACTTGTGTTCGTTGGGTTAGGTGAACTTAAAGCAAAATTCGTTcgtaatttataacatttttattttttacaaaccgAACGCACGCTACTACGCGCGCGGGACagatattacatttaatatgttCTCTCGCAACTGAATATAGGTAATATTGATAATAAAGTATAAGTAAAGAGATGGATTTAATGTATACCATACGATACGAGGTCaggaagaaaatgaaatattattattatacagaataTTGAAACACGTTCATTCAGTCacgaattttataataattcttcatctataataaaacatagaCACGAATTGTAAATAGGTATCTTAGTCCCCGATATTCTAGGGGGTCTTTACATACATAGTACCTGCTTTAGTTTCGTTTCGTATAATATATATTGCTAACTAGTAACTACGACGGCGAAGACCACCAAGGCGGCGGGGCGCGGATACCGTTTGCCTATCTCACGCGGattattcctttatttcatacttcttgtgtgttataattatttcgtatttttttcatttaaatcacaaACTGAATTATCTTCCGATGACCCGTCTCGATCCCGAGTT
Coding sequences within:
- the LOC113507351 gene encoding uncharacterized protein LOC113507351 produces the protein MTGRGKGGKGLGKGGAKRHRKVLRDNIQGITKPAIRRLARRGGVKRISGLIYEETRGVLKVFLENVIRDAVTYTEHAKRKTVTAMDVVYALKRQGRTLYASLHLCVGSLIRDVMARTKQTARKSTGGKAPRKQLATKAARKSAPATGGVKKPHRYRPGTVALREIRRYQKSTELLIRKLPFQRLVREIAQDFKTDLRFQSSAVMALQEASEAYLVGLFEDTNLCAIHKMTGRGKGGKGLGKGGAKRHRKVLRDNIQGITKPAIRRLARRGGVKRISGLIYEETRGVLKVFLENVIRDAVTYTEHAKRKTVTAMDVVYALKRQGRTLYGFGG